In the genome of Luteolibacter arcticus, the window TGGCGGCTTGAGGTCTTGGGCTGATTGGAAGGCCTCGGGGGTGTCGAGCTTGGCACCGGGGTCGAGCTGGTCGGCGAGGTAGCGGTCGAGCGCGGCGGAGAGGCGGGCCTTGTTCGCGGTCTGGGCAGGGTCGGCGGCGAGATTCTTCAGCTCGAACCGGTCCTGCGAGGTGTGATAGAGCTCCTCCGCGGGGCGATGAATGAAGCGTTCGACGAGCATCAGGTGCCGCGGATTCTCCGTGGCACTGAAGACCCACGAGCCCCAGTAGGGATTGTGCTCGGTGCGACCCATGAGGTGCTTCTCGATGTAGATGCGCTCGGGTGTTAGATTGCGGATGTAGCGCCATTCGCCATCGCTGATCGAGCGGATGGGATACGGCGGGCCTTCCGGGTAGTTGTTGTGCATGCCCTCCACGAATTCGCGGTGCGTGTCCTTCTCGCCACGCAGCACGGCGGCGAAGCTGGTGCCGTCGAAGGACTTCGGATCAGGCTTGCCCCCGGCGAGCTCGATGAAGGTCGGCAGCAGGTCCGCATACTGGACGAGTGCCGGCGTGCGGCGGCCAGCGGGGACGACGCCGGGCATGCGGGCGACGATCGACGTGTGCAGGCCGCAGTCGTAATTCGTCCACTTGCAGCCGGGGAATTGCGCGCCCTGCTCGCTGGTGAAGACGACCAGCGTGTCCTTCGCGCGGCCGGTCTTGTCTAACATCTCGAGCAACTCGCCGACCTGGCCATCCATATAGGTAATCTCGGCGAGGTAGCGGGAGAAGCTCTGGCGGGTGAGCGGCGTGTCCGCGAGGTAGGCTGGCAGCTTGAGCGACTTCGGCGGGTAGGCCGAGGCATCGCCCATCACCCACGGGGCGTGCGGTTCTGTGAGAGCGACCACCAGGCAGAAGGGCTGCTTCTCATCGCGGGTGATGAACTTGCGCGCGCCCTCGACATGGTGTGGGAGCGTGGGGTCGCGGACGCAGTTTTCATCGAAGCCGGCAATCTCCTCGAAAGGATAAACCCCGCGCGGCTTGATGTGGGTCTTCCCCGCGAGGCCGACGCGATAGCCGAGATCGCCGAGGTAGTGCGTGATGCTCTTCGTGCCGGGGCGGCTGGCAGCTTGGTTCCACGCGCAGCCATTCCGCAACGGCAGCCGGCCGGTGTAGAATTCGGAGCGGCACGGCGCGCACATCGCCATGCCGAGGTAGGCGCGCTCGAAGACGGTGCCCGACTTCGCGAAGGCATCCAGGTGCGGCGTCTTTGCATTTTCCCCGCCGTGGAAGGACAGGTCGCTGTAAGTGCAATCGTCGGCGATGATGACGAGGATGTTCGGCTTCTCCGCGGCACTCAGCAGTGGAGAAAGCAACACGGCGGCTAACAGGGTGATCCAGGGTTTCATGGCGATTGCTGCTTGTACGGGTCTTTTCTGGGAGCGCCGGTCTTCAGACCGGCACGAATGGTCCTTCAAAGCGGGTCGGACGTGGGTGGCGGGTGGCGCGGGGGATTGGGCAAGCTGCCAGGGACCATTCGGCCGGTCTGAAGACCGGCGCTCCCGGGATCTTCGCTCCCGGGATTTTACTGCTTTTGTTGCTTCTTCTTCTTCGCGGCTCCGGGCTTCTGCTTGGGATAGACGCGGGCGCGTGCGGCCCAAGCTTCCCACTGCGCGGACATGGCTGCAACCTTGTCGGGCTGCTCCTTCGCGAGGTCCTTCAGCTCGGTGCCATCCTCGCTGAGGCGGTAGAGCTCCCACTTGTCCTTCTGGAGACCGCGCGGCAGGGAGACGCCCTTGCCGACGAGCTTCCACTCGCCATCCCGCACGAAGGCGTTGTTCTCATGCTCGATGAAGATCGGCGACTTGCGGCCGAGCGGCTTGCCCTCGAAGGCGGGTGTTAGAGGAACGCCATCCGCGGACAAGATCACGTGCCCATTGGACTGCTTCGGATACGTCGCGCCCGTGACCTCCACCACCGTGGCCATCACATCGATCAACTGCGCGGGCTCGCGATACCAATCCCGCCCGCCCTTGATACGCGCCGGCCAATGCGCGATGAAGGGCGTATTCGCGCCGCCTTCATGGGCGAAGTGCTTGTAGAGACGATACGGCGTGGCGGAGGCATTCGCCCAGGCCTTGCCATAGCTCGGCAGGGTCAGCTCGGTCTCTGGCGCGCGGTCCTTCACAGGATCGCCCTTGCCGATGAGCGAGGCTTCCGCGCAGGCGCCATTGTCGGAGAGGAACAGGATCAGCGTGTTGTCAAAGGCATCGTTCTCCTTCAAGGTGTCTAACAGGTCGCCGATCTTTTGGTCCACGCGATCGATCATGCCCGCGTAGGCGGCCATGCGGTCGGCGCATTCCTTCTGCTTCGCTTCATCGAGCGAGTCCCATGCGGGCACCTCGGGATCGCGCGGGGACATCTTCCACGAAGCGGGCAGCAGGCCGGACTCCTTTTGCCGGGCGAAGCGTTGGTCGCGCAGCTTGTCCCAGCCCATGGCATACTTGCCGCGATATTTCTCCAGCTCCTGATCGTGCGCGTGGTGCGGCCAATGCGGCGCAGTGAAGGCCAGATAGAGAAAGAATGGCTTGTCGTGCTTCCTCCCCGCCTTGTGCGCGTCGATGAATTGCCGCGCATGATCCGCGAAGGCATCCGTCGTGTAAAACGGGCGGTCGGTGGTGCTCTTCGGATTCCGGTCCGGCGTATTCCCGTCATACATGATGCGCGGGCCGAAGGGCTGGAAGTGGTGCGTGGCGCCCGCGAGGCAGCCGTAGTAGCGATCGAAGCCACGCTGCAGCGGCCAATCGCCCTGGTCCTTGCCGGAGATGTGCCACTTGCCGGTCATGAAGGTGGCGTAGCCCGCACTCTTCGCGACCTGCGCGAGGGTCACGCAGGAGTCATTGATGTTTCCCGCATAAGCGGGCGGCACCTGCTTGTCGTCGCCCTTCTCCTCACCGGTCATGTGCCCGATGCCCACCTGGTGCGGATGCAGGCCGGTCATCAGCGTCGCCCGGGTCGGGCAGCAGCGTGCGGAATTGTAGAACTGGGTGAAGCGCACGCCGTTCTTCGCGAGCGCGTCGAGATTCGGCGTGTCGATCTCACCACCCCACGGGCGGATGTCGGAGTAGCCCATGTCATCCACCATGATGAGGATGACGTTCGGCTTGTCCGCCGCGCTTGTTAGAAGCGGCGTGGCGAGGAGGAATGGGAGCAAGAACGCGGATTTCATGGAAAGAAGGTGGGTGCTATTTCTTATTTACCCTGGTGGGTTGCGGAACAGCGAATCAACCGCAGATGAACGGGATGGGCGCAGATGAATGCGATCAAAGAAGAAGATCGGGACTAGGATGGATAGGATGAATGGGATAAGAGTGGATGCTGGAAAGTGCGAGTTCCATGCGGAGCGAATTTGAAGATCGGAGCGTCTCGGTGCTTGGGCGAGCCAGCAGCCCGCGGTCGCAGGGACCTGAAATCCGGCTTTTATCTGCGTCCATCCCGTTTATCTGCGGTTGAGCTTCTCCAGCAAATCTACGGAGCGCCGAACTTCTGGGGTTCGTCGGGGCCGGGAATGGCGTAGGCGGGATCATGACCGGGAATTTCGCCAAACCGGGAAGTGTGGCTTGGAAATCATGACATTTCTCCCGCAACTGGCAAACGGGAGTCGGGTTTCGTCTGGGGAGCCCGGATTCGGGATTACAGATCCCGGGGCAAGGATTTCAAACTCCGCTCCGGGTTCCCGGAACACACCGCCGATTCACGAAATCGAATCTGGAACGCCCCTTATTTCCGAGCCGAACCCATGAAAGCCATCCCCATCGTCCTCATCATCGCGTCCCTGGTCGTGTCCGTGGATGCCAAGCCCAACCGGGCGGCCCAGCGCAAGCGCGACAAGGCCGAGGAAAAGCGCGAGGCCCAGGAAAGGAAAGCCCGCGAAGTGAAGCGCGACGCGATCCAAGGATACCTCGACAAGAAGGACAAGAACCACGACGGCTCGCTCAGCCGCGACGAATTCCTCACGGGCGAAGCGGACCAGAAGGCCGCCGGCAAGAAATTCGACACCTACAACAAGAACGGCGATCGCGCGCTCTCGAAGTCCGAGATCGAGACCCTGCTCGGCTTGTAAGGAACACCCGCCACGCCCCGCTGAAGTTGTTAGAAGACCGCCCCTTTCAATCCCATTGATTCCATCCATCAACACCATGAAGACCTCACTCACCGTGATCGCCCTGACCCTCGCCCTGTTCATTGACATCGCACCTGCCGCTCCCGGCGGTGGTGGTGGCGGCGCCGCGAAGAAAAAAGCGAACCCGCAAAAGGTCTTCAAGAAGAAGGACAACGATCACGACGGCGCGCTCTCGAAGAACGAATTCGTCCACGGCGCGAAAGACACCGCGAAGAGAAACAAGGCCTTCGGCCGGAAAGACAAGAACGGCGACGGCAAGCTGAGCCTGGATGAGTTCAAGGCGGCGGGGAAGAAGAAGGCAAGAGACCGAGTGAACGGCGGGCGACGGTGGAGAGAGAGTTTACCGCAGAGGCGCTAGTTGGTGGGATCGCCGGCTAACGCGAATACAACAGGGCGTGGAGAAGACGGCTCAAGGTTCCGAAATTTCCAGAGCTCGGCAGATCTTGCGGGCGAGCAAGTCAGAAATCTCAGAGTGCCTAGGAACTGGCTCTCTTCGCCCGGTCGCCGGGTTCCAGTAAATCGGATGCGAGCCACCCTCCCGTTTCAGCGGGCAACCGTGAGCCTCCAAATGGCGGATCAGATCCCGCCGCTTCACGCCAAGGCCAATGGCACAAGTTTCTCCCCCTCAGCGAGCGACGCCCGGGCATCCTCGCGGCGATCTTCGATTAGCAACAGGATCGACTCCCTCAAGGAATCAAGTGCCTCCTGCTCCGTCCTTCCCTGCCCGTTCCCCTCGGGAAACTCGGGCGAAAACGCGACGAACCATTCCCCATCGCGGGCGATCCGGGCGGTGAAAGTCGCAGCCTTTTCCATGGGATGACGATGCACCGGCGGCGGCTTCGGCGCAAGGCCCGGAATGCAGGCGCGCTTGGAACCGAATCGACATGGCGTGCCGGCAGCGTAGTTTGTTCCTCACGCTCATGACATCTCCGCGGCTTTCCTTGATCCGGTTGCTGGTGCCACTCATCGCGATCCTCGCGCTGCGGGGGGCGGCGGAGGAGCAGCCGAATTTCACGGCGCTCCAGGAGGACTACGCGACCAAGGCGATGATCGTGGCTGAGATGGATCGGATCATTCTGAAGGAGGTGAAGATCGACAACCTCCGGTTCCCAGCCGCCCTTGATGAGATCCGCAGGAAGGGCGCGGGAAACAAGTGGGCCACGATGAACTTCGTGATCCGTCGCCTGCCGGCAAGGGCGACAACTCCCGCGCTTGCCGACGACCCTTTCGCCACAGGAGATGAGGCAGGAGCAGACGAAGATACCAAGACGGAGACCAAGCAACCGGCGCCGCCACCGGAGCGCATCAGCATGAGCGCGGCGTCGATCTCGTTTGCCGGAGCGATTGACCAGCTTTGCGAGAAGGCGGGCTACCGTTGGTGGATCGAGTTCAACGCACGAATTCCGCTGCTGGTGATGGCACCGGCAGCAAGCATGCCGGGGAAAGAGGAAGACGACAGCTAGGAACGAGGTCGCGTGGAGTGTGGAGGCAGCGGAACACTCCCGTCGCCTCGCTACCAAAGGCAAGTCATCCGGTGCGATCTCCCGGCCGGCGTCTCGATCCCGTTCTACTTCTCCCAGCGCTCCTCGATGCTCGCGAGGCCCTTGAGAGTATGGCGGAATTGCGTGACGCCGGTGTCGTAGTCAACTTCCAGGAGCAGATCGAGTTCGAGATCGATCTGATCTCCGTGGACTTTCCCGAAGCGGATCTCCTGCCACCGGACCTCATTGTGGGAGGCGAAGAGATACATCGAGCCGAGTTCCCGGCTGCAATTTTCCATCGGCTCGCCGAGTGGAATGGTGGTGCCCTCCAGCTTCTCGAGCGACTCGAAGGGAAAGAGCACGTCGATCATCACCTCGGGCTCCTTGGTTATTTCCTCCTTATAGCCATACGCGCCGCCCGGGACGCGGATGGGAGCGCACTCCAGGCGAAAGCCGGTGCAGACGATCTCCCCATCCACCCGCTCGTCGAAGTATTCCCAATTCAGGTCCTTGCTCCTGGAGATGCAGATGAAGCCTTCCGCGATCCTGAAGTCATCCACGGGGAACTTCCATTCGGCAGGCTGTTCGTCTTTTGGCATGATGGCTTTCGATGATGGCCCAGCGGCGCGCTTGCAAGATCCGAAAGCGAGCAAGAGCAACGGGAGCATGCGGAGAACGAACGTCGTCATTTCAGGACGCATCGGTAGCAGATGAGAGGCGGCGGCTCAATGCATCGAAATGAGCCGCGCCACATTTCAGCCGGCACGGAG includes:
- a CDS encoding sulfatase family protein, yielding MKPWITLLAAVLLSPLLSAAEKPNILVIIADDCTYSDLSFHGGENAKTPHLDAFAKSGTVFERAYLGMAMCAPCRSEFYTGRLPLRNGCAWNQAASRPGTKSITHYLGDLGYRVGLAGKTHIKPRGVYPFEEIAGFDENCVRDPTLPHHVEGARKFITRDEKQPFCLVVALTEPHAPWVMGDASAYPPKSLKLPAYLADTPLTRQSFSRYLAEITYMDGQVGELLEMLDKTGRAKDTLVVFTSEQGAQFPGCKWTNYDCGLHTSIVARMPGVVPAGRRTPALVQYADLLPTFIELAGGKPDPKSFDGTSFAAVLRGEKDTHREFVEGMHNNYPEGPPYPIRSISDGEWRYIRNLTPERIYIEKHLMGRTEHNPYWGSWVFSATENPRHLMLVERFIHRPAEELYHTSQDRFELKNLAADPAQTANKARLSAALDRYLADQLDPGAKLDTPEAFQSAQDLKPPFPGKP
- a CDS encoding arylsulfatase, with amino-acid sequence MKSAFLLPFLLATPLLTSAADKPNVILIMVDDMGYSDIRPWGGEIDTPNLDALAKNGVRFTQFYNSARCCPTRATLMTGLHPHQVGIGHMTGEEKGDDKQVPPAYAGNINDSCVTLAQVAKSAGYATFMTGKWHISGKDQGDWPLQRGFDRYYGCLAGATHHFQPFGPRIMYDGNTPDRNPKSTTDRPFYTTDAFADHARQFIDAHKAGRKHDKPFFLYLAFTAPHWPHHAHDQELEKYRGKYAMGWDKLRDQRFARQKESGLLPASWKMSPRDPEVPAWDSLDEAKQKECADRMAAYAGMIDRVDQKIGDLLDTLKENDAFDNTLILFLSDNGACAEASLIGKGDPVKDRAPETELTLPSYGKAWANASATPYRLYKHFAHEGGANTPFIAHWPARIKGGRDWYREPAQLIDVMATVVEVTGATYPKQSNGHVILSADGVPLTPAFEGKPLGRKSPIFIEHENNAFVRDGEWKLVGKGVSLPRGLQKDKWELYRLSEDGTELKDLAKEQPDKVAAMSAQWEAWAARARVYPKQKPGAAKKKKQQKQ
- a CDS encoding EF-hand domain-containing protein; protein product: MKTSLTVIALTLALFIDIAPAAPGGGGGGAAKKKANPQKVFKKKDNDHDGALSKNEFVHGAKDTAKRNKAFGRKDKNGDGKLSLDEFKAAGKKKARDRVNGGRRWRESLPQRR
- a CDS encoding type II toxin-antitoxin system HicA family toxin translates to MKRRDLIRHLEAHGCPLKREGGSHPIYWNPATGRREPVPRHSEISDLLARKICRALEISEP
- a CDS encoding type II toxin-antitoxin system HicB family antitoxin is translated as MEKAATFTARIARDGEWFVAFSPEFPEGNGQGRTEQEALDSLRESILLLIEDRREDARASLAEGEKLVPLALA